A single Desulfobaculum xiamenense DNA region contains:
- a CDS encoding FadR/GntR family transcriptional regulator: MGVKTLPSEVFRTVEAVSRASVYEAIVERISGLLASGELAPGDRLPPERRLAEVFGVSRSSVREAIRVLSEQGVLESRPGSGTYVAHNRRGEFIAGLADSIAAGRRRLREMLEVRLLLEPHMAGMAARNATGDDVAALRDILDAQRAEVATGGTGGSSDALFHERLSRMCGNALLAELTDRMRDVLDEVRDDGLVTAERSEASLAAHGRILDAVESGDVQGAQSAMRGHLERVCAMLFPDGDFA; this comes from the coding sequence ATGGGCGTGAAGACACTGCCTTCGGAGGTGTTTCGGACGGTCGAGGCCGTGAGCCGGGCATCCGTGTACGAGGCAATCGTGGAACGCATAAGCGGGCTTCTCGCTTCCGGCGAGCTTGCACCGGGCGACAGGCTGCCGCCGGAGCGGCGGCTGGCCGAGGTTTTTGGGGTGTCGCGCAGTTCCGTGCGCGAGGCCATTCGCGTGCTCTCGGAGCAGGGCGTGCTGGAGAGCCGCCCCGGCAGCGGCACCTATGTGGCGCACAACCGCCGGGGCGAGTTCATCGCCGGGCTGGCGGATTCCATCGCCGCCGGGCGACGCAGACTGCGCGAGATGCTCGAAGTGCGGCTTCTGCTGGAGCCGCACATGGCGGGCATGGCCGCGCGCAACGCCACCGGGGACGACGTGGCGGCGCTGCGGGATATCCTCGACGCGCAGCGGGCCGAAGTGGCCACCGGCGGCACGGGTGGGAGTTCGGACGCGCTCTTTCACGAGCGGCTTTCGCGCATGTGCGGCAACGCCCTGCTGGCGGAGCTGACCGATCGTATGCGCGATGTGCTGGACGAGGTGCGTGACGATGGCTTGGTGACGGCCGAGCGTAGCGAGGCGTCCCTCGCCGCGCATGGGCGGATTCTCGATGCGGTGGAGTCCGGGGACGTGCAGGGTGCGCAGAGCGCCATGCGTGGACACCTGGAGCGCGTGTGCGCCATGCTCTTTCCGGACGGGGATTTCGCGTAG
- a CDS encoding ArsR/SmtB family transcription factor, whose amino-acid sequence MQILNFAKAIADPTRLRLMSILHEHELAVGEIVEVLSLKQSRISRHLKILSDAGLVQSRRDGQWVFYTGTPRGEARRFLDAIDSFVRNEEELAEDATRATRVVAARRKETARFFGSIAGDWDRIRHETLGGLDIAGIVAKRMHGATTAADLGCGTGGLLNALATHAQRVIGVDNSTEMLERARESFGERAGASGSVSLRIGDLEHLPLADGEADFAVMCLALHHLASPVEGVREAHRALAPGSRFILADFERHELESMRTESGDRWLGFDPDTVRAWLTDTGFTIANEDRFDLPSGLGLRLFEAVKQ is encoded by the coding sequence ATGCAAATACTCAACTTTGCCAAGGCCATCGCCGATCCCACCCGCCTGCGCCTCATGAGCATCCTGCATGAGCACGAACTGGCCGTGGGCGAGATCGTCGAAGTCCTCTCCCTCAAGCAGTCGCGCATCTCGCGACACCTGAAGATTCTGTCCGACGCAGGTCTCGTGCAATCGCGCCGCGACGGGCAGTGGGTCTTCTACACAGGGACGCCGCGCGGCGAAGCCCGGCGCTTCCTCGATGCCATCGATTCCTTCGTGCGCAACGAGGAGGAGCTTGCGGAAGACGCGACACGCGCCACACGGGTCGTTGCCGCACGCCGCAAGGAGACGGCCCGCTTCTTCGGCTCCATCGCCGGGGACTGGGACCGCATCCGCCACGAAACACTCGGCGGGCTGGACATCGCGGGTATCGTGGCGAAGCGGATGCACGGTGCCACCACGGCAGCAGACCTCGGATGCGGCACGGGCGGCCTGCTGAATGCGCTGGCCACGCATGCGCAGCGCGTCATCGGCGTGGACAACTCGACGGAGATGCTCGAACGCGCCCGCGAATCCTTCGGCGAACGCGCCGGGGCCAGCGGCAGCGTGAGCCTGCGCATCGGCGACCTCGAACATCTTCCGCTTGCTGACGGCGAGGCCGATTTCGCGGTAATGTGTCTGGCACTGCACCATCTCGCCTCGCCCGTAGAAGGCGTACGGGAGGCGCACCGCGCGCTCGCGCCGGGCAGCCGCTTCATTCTGGCCGATTTCGAAAGACACGAACTGGAATCCATGCGCACCGAATCCGGCGACCGCTGGCTCGGCTTCGACCCGGACACGGTCCGCGCGTGGCTCACCGATACGGGATTCACCATCGCCAACGAGGATCGCTTCGACCTGCCGTCGGGCCTTGGCCTGCGGCTCTTCGAGGCGGTGAAACAGTAA
- a CDS encoding YitT family protein: MRRDITYSVPWNLGLITIGTALFALAVKSIAVPHGFISGGIAGLGILLYYLTDALTPGIWLCVLNIPVFLIGWFAVSRRFFFYSLYGTVAMVFFVDLIDWKFPVQDPWLAAMAAGTIFGAGLGIAFRSLGSCGGTDIVAVALNQRYNLRIGTVNFSFNLALFACSMYYLDVDRVLYSLATVFIGAQVMEYFLGMFNQRKMALIISDKTEEIAKTVLKDLHRGATYLYGRGAYSGRRKRILLTVVNNIQVKRLEEAVYTIDPQAFTIVESPLNVLGHNFSRRKVY; the protein is encoded by the coding sequence ATGCGACGAGACATCACCTATTCCGTTCCCTGGAACCTTGGCCTGATCACCATCGGCACCGCGCTCTTCGCGCTGGCCGTCAAGAGCATCGCCGTGCCCCACGGCTTCATCTCGGGCGGCATCGCCGGTCTGGGCATCCTGCTCTACTACCTCACGGACGCACTCACGCCCGGCATCTGGCTGTGCGTGCTCAACATCCCGGTCTTTCTCATCGGCTGGTTCGCCGTGAGCCGCCGATTCTTCTTCTATAGCCTCTACGGCACGGTCGCCATGGTGTTCTTCGTGGACCTCATCGACTGGAAATTCCCCGTGCAGGACCCATGGCTCGCGGCCATGGCGGCGGGCACCATCTTCGGCGCCGGGCTTGGCATCGCCTTCCGTTCGCTCGGTTCCTGCGGCGGCACGGACATCGTGGCCGTGGCCCTCAACCAGCGCTACAACCTGCGCATCGGAACGGTGAACTTCAGCTTCAATCTGGCGCTTTTCGCATGCAGCATGTACTATCTCGACGTTGACCGCGTGCTGTACTCGCTGGCCACCGTGTTCATCGGCGCGCAGGTCATGGAATACTTCCTCGGCATGTTCAACCAGCGCAAGATGGCGCTCATCATCTCGGACAAGACCGAGGAGATCGCCAAGACTGTGCTCAAGGACCTGCACCGTGGCGCGACCTACCTCTACGGAAGGGGGGCCTATTCCGGACGGCGCAAGCGCATCCTGCTGACCGTGGTCAACAACATCCAGGTCAAACGGCTCGAAGAGGCGGTCTACACCATCGACCCGCAGGCGTTCACCATCGTCGAAAGTCCGCTGAACGTCCTCGGGCACAACTTCTCCCGCAGGAAGGTCTATTGA
- a CDS encoding MarR family winged helix-turn-helix transcriptional regulator gives MEHPLVARRRTSPGYRVTRLARLNSAFLDRLVESMDIGHGQIPYLCALLACEGLTQDELAAGVGVNRSATARALALLESKGLVSRRENSENRRQKLVFPSERARRMADDFYAVLDRENEVLFEGLSEDERRVALDIMDRMMANVQRALDEEES, from the coding sequence ATGGAACATCCTCTTGTCGCGCGCCGCAGGACATCACCGGGGTACCGGGTCACGCGGTTGGCGCGGCTCAATTCCGCCTTTCTCGATCGACTGGTGGAGTCGATGGATATCGGGCACGGGCAGATTCCCTATCTGTGCGCACTGCTGGCCTGCGAGGGCCTGACGCAGGACGAGCTGGCGGCGGGGGTGGGCGTGAACCGTTCCGCCACGGCGCGGGCGCTGGCGCTTTTGGAGTCCAAGGGCCTTGTCTCGCGTCGGGAGAATTCGGAGAACAGGCGGCAGAAGCTGGTTTTCCCCTCGGAGCGGGCGAGGCGGATGGCGGATGATTTCTACGCGGTGCTCGATAGGGAGAACGAGGTGCTCTTCGAGGGCCTTTCCGAGGACGAGCGCCGCGTGGCACTGGACATTATGGACCGGATGATGGCCAACGTGCAGCGCGCGCTGGACGAGGAGGAATCATGA
- the ahcY gene encoding adenosylhomocysteinase codes for MANVKPLDLSLPYLVRDISQADFGKKEMQLSEREMPGLMAIIEKYGPQKPLKGLKVTGSLHMTIQTAMLIKCLYELGADLRWASCNIFSTQDHAAAAIAESGMAKVFAWKGENLEEYWWCTEMALTWPDGSGPDLIVDDGGDATLLIHQGVKVEKNPALLDEHTDNKEFRIIMDRLAASVKADAGKWTRIAAKVRGVSEETTTGVHRLYQMQEKGELLFPAFNVNDSVTKSKFDNLYGCRESLADGIKRATDIMIAGKVVVVVGYGDVGKGCAQSMRGFGARVIVTEIDPICALQAAMEGFEVTTMDEACTMGDIFVTATGNYHVIRGEHMERMKDEAIVCNIGHFDNEIDMVYLENTPGCTQVNIKPQVDKWTLTSGRSIIMLAEGRLVNLGCATGHPSFVMSNSFTNQALAQIDLAKNDYEPCVMILPKTLDEEVARLHLARLGVKLDTLSKEQADYIGVPVEGPYKASHYRY; via the coding sequence ATGGCAAACGTCAAGCCTTTGGACCTGAGCCTTCCCTATCTCGTCAGGGACATCAGCCAGGCCGATTTCGGCAAAAAGGAAATGCAGCTCTCCGAGCGCGAAATGCCCGGCCTCATGGCCATCATCGAGAAGTACGGCCCCCAGAAGCCCCTGAAGGGCCTCAAGGTCACCGGCTCCCTGCACATGACCATCCAGACCGCCATGCTCATCAAGTGCCTCTACGAGCTTGGCGCGGATCTGCGCTGGGCGTCCTGCAACATCTTCTCCACGCAGGACCACGCCGCGGCCGCCATCGCCGAGTCCGGCATGGCCAAGGTCTTCGCCTGGAAGGGCGAGAACCTCGAAGAGTACTGGTGGTGCACCGAGATGGCCCTCACCTGGCCCGACGGCTCCGGCCCGGACCTCATTGTCGATGACGGCGGCGACGCCACCCTGCTCATCCATCAGGGCGTGAAGGTCGAGAAGAACCCCGCGCTGCTCGACGAGCACACCGACAACAAAGAATTCCGCATCATCATGGACCGCCTCGCCGCCAGCGTGAAGGCTGACGCAGGCAAGTGGACCCGCATCGCCGCCAAGGTGCGCGGCGTGTCCGAGGAGACCACCACCGGCGTCCACCGCCTGTACCAGATGCAGGAGAAGGGCGAGCTGCTCTTCCCGGCCTTCAACGTCAACGACTCGGTCACCAAGTCCAAGTTCGACAACCTCTACGGCTGCCGCGAGTCCCTCGCCGATGGCATCAAGCGCGCCACGGACATCATGATCGCCGGCAAGGTCGTGGTCGTCGTTGGTTACGGCGACGTGGGCAAGGGCTGCGCCCAGTCCATGCGCGGCTTCGGCGCGCGCGTCATCGTCACCGAAATCGACCCCATCTGCGCGCTTCAGGCCGCCATGGAAGGCTTCGAAGTGACCACCATGGACGAGGCCTGCACCATGGGTGACATCTTCGTCACCGCCACGGGCAACTACCACGTCATCCGCGGCGAGCACATGGAGCGCATGAAGGACGAGGCCATCGTCTGCAACATCGGCCATTTCGACAACGAAATCGACATGGTCTACCTCGAGAACACCCCCGGCTGCACCCAGGTCAACATCAAGCCGCAGGTGGACAAGTGGACCCTGACCTCCGGCCGCAGCATCATCATGCTCGCCGAAGGCCGTCTGGTGAACCTCGGCTGCGCCACCGGCCATCCGTCCTTCGTGATGTCCAACAGCTTCACCAATCAGGCGCTGGCACAGATCGACCTCGCCAAGAACGACTACGAGCCCTGCGTCATGATCCTGCCCAAGACGCTGGACGAGGAAGTGGCGCGCCTGCACCTCGCCCGCCTCGGCGTGAAGCTCGACACTCTCTCCAAGGAACAGGCCGACTACATCGGCGTACCCGTGGAAGGCCCCTACAAGGCCAGCCACTACCGCTACTAG
- a CDS encoding alpha-hydroxy-acid oxidizing protein, with amino-acid sequence MKDVRARAREAMKGYCRVCPVCDGRACSGEVPGMGGLGTGSAFRANVTALAGVKLNMRLMHGAAQPDTATSALGLDFDIPVLAAPIGGVSFNMGGALSEDAYVDAILGGCRASGIVGCTGDGVPPFIIDAALGGIRKVDGHGIVFIKPWDGEELEQKLEAAFDTGARVFGMDVDAAGLITLRKMGRPVSPKTPEQLREIIAMVHAAGGKFILKGVMTVDEAELAITVGADAIVVSNHGGRVLDHTPGTAEVLPDIAEAVHGRICIIVDGGVRDGVDVLKMLALGADLVMIGRPFAVAAIGGGQEGVAAYVAALKAQLTQAMVLTGCANVAEADRRILYGFKR; translated from the coding sequence ATGAAGGACGTTCGGGCGCGCGCCCGCGAGGCGATGAAGGGATACTGCCGGGTGTGCCCCGTGTGCGACGGTCGCGCCTGCTCCGGCGAGGTGCCGGGCATGGGCGGTCTGGGAACCGGTTCCGCGTTTCGGGCCAACGTGACCGCGCTGGCCGGGGTGAAGCTGAACATGCGCCTGATGCACGGTGCGGCCCAGCCCGACACCGCAACCAGCGCCCTTGGCCTCGATTTCGACATTCCGGTGCTGGCCGCGCCCATCGGCGGCGTGTCGTTCAACATGGGTGGCGCGTTGAGCGAGGACGCCTACGTGGACGCCATCCTCGGTGGCTGCCGGGCCTCGGGCATCGTGGGCTGCACGGGAGACGGCGTGCCGCCGTTCATCATCGACGCGGCCCTTGGCGGCATCCGCAAGGTGGACGGCCACGGCATTGTGTTCATCAAGCCGTGGGACGGCGAGGAACTGGAGCAGAAGCTTGAGGCCGCCTTTGATACCGGCGCGCGCGTGTTCGGCATGGACGTGGACGCGGCGGGCCTCATCACCCTGCGCAAGATGGGTCGCCCCGTGTCGCCCAAGACGCCGGAGCAGCTTCGCGAGATCATCGCCATGGTCCACGCTGCGGGCGGAAAGTTTATCCTCAAGGGCGTCATGACCGTGGACGAGGCCGAACTGGCCATCACGGTCGGCGCGGACGCCATCGTGGTCTCCAACCACGGTGGACGCGTGCTCGACCACACGCCGGGCACGGCCGAGGTGCTGCCCGACATCGCCGAGGCGGTGCACGGACGCATCTGCATCATTGTGGACGGCGGCGTGCGCGACGGCGTGGACGTGCTGAAGATGCTGGCCCTTGGCGCGGATCTGGTCATGATCGGCCGTCCGTTTGCCGTGGCCGCCATCGGCGGCGGGCAGGAGGGCGTGGCGGCGTACGTCGCCGCGCTCAAGGCCCAGCTGACGCAGGCCATGGTCCTTACCGGCTGCGCGAACGTGGCCGAGGCGGACCGGCGTATCCTTTACGGTTTCAAACGGTAG
- a CDS encoding sulfite exporter TauE/SafE family protein, with amino-acid sequence MLSSLLLYMVLGAFAGVLAGLLGIGGGLVIVPMLTFSFGWQGVAHEHILHMALGTSLATIIFTSLSSMRAHHGRGAVDWRVFWRITPGILTGTFLGAWVAAQLPTNVLKAFFGVFLYYVSYQMLMGKKPSASRELPGSAGIFGVGNVIGMVSSLVGIGGGTLSVPFLTWCNMAIHRAIGTAAAIGLPIALAGSLGFLINGLGVSGRPEWTVGYIYLPAMVGILSMSVLTAPFGAKLAHSLPVSTLKKVFAVLLFVVGTRMLWSLF; translated from the coding sequence ATGCTGTCCTCACTTCTGCTGTACATGGTCCTCGGCGCGTTTGCCGGGGTTCTGGCCGGGCTACTCGGCATCGGCGGCGGGCTGGTCATCGTGCCCATGCTCACCTTCTCCTTCGGCTGGCAGGGCGTCGCGCACGAGCACATCCTGCACATGGCGCTCGGCACGTCGCTGGCCACCATCATCTTCACCTCGCTGTCGAGCATGCGCGCCCACCACGGGCGCGGTGCCGTTGACTGGCGCGTGTTCTGGCGCATCACCCCCGGCATTCTCACCGGCACCTTCCTCGGCGCGTGGGTGGCGGCGCAACTGCCCACCAACGTGCTTAAGGCCTTCTTCGGCGTGTTTCTGTACTACGTGTCCTACCAGATGCTCATGGGCAAGAAGCCTAGCGCCTCGCGGGAGCTTCCGGGCAGCGCGGGCATCTTCGGCGTGGGCAACGTCATCGGCATGGTGTCGAGCCTTGTGGGCATTGGCGGCGGCACGCTGTCCGTGCCCTTCCTGACGTGGTGCAACATGGCCATCCATCGCGCCATCGGCACGGCGGCGGCCATCGGCCTGCCCATTGCGTTGGCTGGCAGCCTCGGCTTTCTGATCAATGGTCTCGGCGTGTCGGGGCGGCCCGAGTGGACCGTGGGCTACATCTATCTGCCTGCCATGGTGGGCATCCTGTCCATGAGCGTGCTCACCGCCCCCTTCGGCGCGAAGCTCGCACATTCGCTTCCCGTGTCCACCCTCAAGAAGGTGTTCGCCGTGCTGCTCTTCGTGGTCGGCACGCGGATGCTGTGGAGCCTGTTCTAG